The DNA window AATGATAGGTTCGTATAAATTTGTTTGAATCGTTATTAACAAATACCGAGGAAAATGATCGTATTTTGAGCTTCTTTTGCTTAATAATGCTATAATATGCCACATTGTCTTGGAGCATTTTTCGTATATCTCCTTTTCCAGATGTCGCTTTGCTAAGAGATGTTTTCATGTGAGACCTTATTAACTgttgttttctttcgtttctttttagaTGAATACACACCTGAGAGATCGTACGTTTACAGGTTAATATATTGTTTGAATTCATAATCAACATATGATCTAATCAGGAATAAGTTGAAAATCGAAGATTATTTTAAACACAAACGAAATGTTTGAGGGAATTTTTAAATGCCTTTTACAGAGTCCTTCATTGGCTTTTGAACGTGCCTTTTTTCAACGCATTTGCCATTGATAACAGTACCTatgacagtggttctcaatcttttttaatTGATGGCACCCTAAACTGATGTAACCATtcccgtggcaccccttcttcaccctccccccatatcgcatgaattaactgaTTTGAtgaatataattactgtattatccATAATCAAACCAAATTCAGCaccaccgtacatgcagaaatagaTAGTATATACAAAGAGCATATTAGAAGATTTGAGGTAAAGAATTATGAATgcagactaaataaaaaaaaatggtaatcacctttaagaaaaaaaaaaaaaaaactcacctaaTTTAGTGAGATGTGTGTGCTTGATGTGACTGACAGATCCGTTTCAAGTTGGGTTGAATGGTGGACAAACATATTCTCATTTCTTCCTCAAGAGTTTTCAGCCTTTCCCTTTTGTTAGTTTTAATGTTTGCTAGAGCAGAAAACCCCAACTCACATAGGTAAGAAGAAGAGAACTGGATTAACATTACCAGAGTTTTTTTGGCAACATGAGGATACCTAGTCTTAATCTGAACCCAGAATTCGTCAAGAGACAGCTGCATGTACAATAAATTTAGATCACGATCATTACGTATTTCCACTAACTGCTCTTCTTCCATGAGGGTAAGCTGAGATTGGGTTGATACAGATGCAACAAATGGGTTTCTTATCCAGTCATAGATTTCAGTGCATATCTCTGGGAAATAGTGCTGAAGTTGTTTTTCCAGTACTGCTAGATGCTCAGAAATAATGGGTATTATCTCACCACTGTTTGCTGCTACTGCAACAAGTGAGAACGTGTCCAAATTGCCTTCTTTTACTTTGCCACCCCACAGTTGCAGTTTTTCTTTCAGAGTTTTAATTTTATCAGtggaagataaaatattttctgattttccttGCATGCTGGCAtttaccttgtttaaaagttcaaAGATGTCAGCTAAGTGAGACAATTTTGCACACCAAGTGTCACCTGCCAGTAAATCACAGAATTGCTCTTGTTGTTCAAGAGTGAAAAAAGTAAGCATCCCTTCCTTCAGTTCGCATACTCGTGACAATACTTTCCCTCTGGACAGCCATCTTACTTCCGTATGTAGAAGAAGATTCAAATGTTTTGCCTCAAGCTCTTCACATAGCTTAGCAAACAGACGAGACTTCAGCGGTCGACTTTTTATAAAGTTCACCATTTTTACAACTTTTTCCAGTACAGATTTTAAATCATTGCTAATTGTCTTTGCAACCAGCGCTTCACGATGAAGAAAGCAATGTGTTGTTATCACACTGCTGTTTTCTTTCTTCACTAATGACACAAATCTTTTAACTGAGCCAATCATGCCAGGTGCCCCATCTGTACAAATCCCCACACACGATTCCCAGGACAAACCAACTGATTTTAAGTACTCACTCAATGTAGAGAAAATATCATTGCCTGTTGTAGTTTCCTTAAGTTCTTTGCAACAAAAGAACTGGTTCACTATTTTAACATCATGAATGTACCGAACGAATACCAGTAATTGAGCCATGCCTCCAATGTCTGTGGACTCATCTACCAGAAGTGCAaacatttcactttccttcacaGAGGTACATACAGTTTCCTCTATGTCTGCTGACATATCATGAATCCGTCTGCTAATGGTACTATCCAAAACGGGAATTTTCCTCACTTCTTTTTCTGCTTCACTTCCAAATATTGTTTTTACTATGGCACTACATGCAGGGAGAATCAGAGTCTCTGCTATTGTATGAGGTTTCATGCTTTTAACAACTAACTCTGCAACTAAGTAACTGCCCTCTCGTGTTTTATCAGATACTTTGACTTTCTTAGAAAGCATCAAACTCTGTTGTTTCTGCTCACTTAAAAGTCCTTCAAAGTAGGACCGAGGCTTGTTAGCAAGATGATTATGTTTCAGAGTTAAATGCCTCTTTAATTTGCTGGGCACCATTGCTTCATTAGCTAATTTATCACCACAAATAACGCGCAATGgcggagcctcgatggcacagtcggttacagcagcagcttcggacttcgtagaggtctgtggcgcaggttcaaagccgcagccgactgatcagagaggcggacactttgctatccgtgtagacaccctgggattatgtatgtaatcaacggataggtttgcttaaaaagcaaatgggtgttacagactaaatacacacacaaaacaaagccactccaacatcttttaaaaacataacaaacatctcacacgtcttgaACTCTCAACCTACCCGTGCTACAacctctcgctgctgggaagaaagggcgttgggtctggtatgatacatgtaccacacgcgaccggggtctaagcgatgtcaggcagggcagccgatcgagactacggtctaccccaaagccaaatcaaaagtccttcaaaagaagcacgttaaaagaagaagaagaaataacgcACAATGGCATAGGTGTAACTTCATCACCACACCAGAAGAATCCGAAACTTAAATAATTATCCGAGTAGTAgcgatttttcttgtttttttttttgaagttgatttacTTGTTGTTGGAATGGCCAAATCCTTTTCACTCACACATCCACTTTCGTCCCTTTCTTCACCCTCACCACTAACTTCGTGTCTTCTCTTCTTAATGACAAACTTATCCATTGTACGGTATGTTAGAAGCACGATACTGTTCGATACAACTGTAATATAACCCCAGAAACAGCAAAGAACTTATGGCTTGACGTATTATGCCTCACTGACTCGGGAGTGGAAAACTGGGGTACCGTTACACAAAGCCGACGAGAACCGATCACGTACCGGACGGGCAACGAGTGTAAACAAAAAATGTGAGTATGAATAGACGACTgttacactttattattattattattattattattattattattattattattattattattagcaatagtagtagtagtagtagtattattagttGTATTGTATTTGTACAAGTATAGAAAAGGAAATATCAACCTCTATTTGAGAAAAATGTTTGAGCATGTATATAACTTCCTACCTAcactgataattatatgaagtctTTTTcaaacttcttcttttttttttttaaatgttcattaagACGatttagccaagacaaaactcatgacaattttgcggcacccctaggcgcTGTCTAtggcaccccaaggtgccacggcacccagtttgagaatcactgacctATGGGATTGCATTCCCCTAGTTTTGCAGGAGGTTATGgagtacttttaaaaaatgttaatatatctATGACGTTCTTCCTTAGGTATTTTCTCCTCAGATGAAgattttggaaaggaaaaatacagtgaataaCTGAATCATTATAGTAAATAACTGCAATTCATCTAACCAGCTCATTCCCGTCATTTCTGTGAGTTCATATAATTTCAGTAACTGTAAAATGTGATGGCTAACAATGACAATTCGCGTGCTTCAAACGGAAAATGAGAACACAAAATATTCCAGGTCATTCCGTGGAGTTTGGCAAAATGATattaacttgacaaaaaaaaaaaaaaaaaataaaaaattacgcgTCATGCTCAGTGAGTAACAAGCTTTCACATCAAAGTTCCTTCTTTATTACTGATTATGGTGAAATAGGAACCTTTTTGGTCTGAATTTACAAGCCAGTCATATAATAGGGTTATAAACATGCCATAACTATTTGCACACGTACCTGCTCAAAGCAAACAGATATATGAAGCTGGTGCTGAAAGTTAGCTtcgttattgatttttatttctttaagctTTTCTAGAGCATATTATCTCTTATATAAGCtgcaaaattatttacataaaacattttagaacCCTGGAATGAATTACATTACTATAATGGAGTGAATTCTTTGGCCCATCATTTCCCTAAACAGTATGAAATGCGAATTTCCAAAGTCGTCGCCAGTCCTCCTATAACGTTCTCATTTCCCATTTGCTTGCTTTCAGTTCACCTTTCGCCAAAGGAGATTTTCAGTTCTCTTATTCGACTTATTCTGGTATTGGACAAGAAACATTTATACGTAGAGCATAATATtaacagaaagatgaaaagaaccaagcagagaaatacaaaatataatatttgcaTCTATGGTTTTCCCAACTGATAGGAAATGCAAGCAGTTTCAAAGAAGCGGTGAAGAGGAGCAAAGAAAATTACAGCAACAACCTGgtggcttttatatattttgctcatATAGAGAACAAGCTTTGAATACAAACACAGACGCAAATGACCAAATACATTTACGTATATTTTCATGCATCTGTTTAAAATGAAACTAATGATGGCAAAATGCTCTCTGCAAAGTCGGATCGGGTTAATAAGGTAGCTTTAAAACTTGCTGATACcaataaatcatgtatatatatatatatatatatatatatatatatatatatatatatatatatatatatatatatatatatatatatatatatatatatatatatatatatatatatatatatatatatatatatatatatatatatatatatatatatatatatatatatatatatatatatatatatatatatatgtatttatatacatatatatattcttaagaatttatccctccctTGTCTAGCAGCTAGTGAGCAATTTATTCGGTgaagcattttcacctttcatctGACTGTAGgaccaagaaaacatggcgggcgagGTAGAACCAAGTGTATTTTGAAGTAGCGAAAAGTGGTTAGCGCCTGTTTTTCACTCATGTAGCGATTGgcctcccacctcagctgacctgggtgGACAATAgtgacccccttttcacccccatcacgcaatATGGGAGTAGCTGGGCCATCATGGGCATGGGGacatagccaggctgtgagatagataggaacttaacctctaagtacttaatcttaagaccttttttcttcactcttttgctggctgtatgactctttgcaggtaAGGCGTAGGCTGAGACTTTGAAGCAAACAACTGGGGAAGATGTGCTCAGTTTTCCCGGATTCCACTCTGCAGCTACCGCTAAGTACAGCAACACGCTCGGTGCTCCCTTCACGCTGGCGAGAACTAATTCGGTACACAGCTGTGTTGTACATGTTCAGTGCACACATTTACCGACCCAGGTACTTTCAtccgcaattagtcaataagccagccctctccctccctcctgaaattccttaattttccattccttcaaacttcaattttcttcctccaaaaaagaagtccctttgttaagtcgccctacttcgagcagcctgtgaatcgccccatgacttgctttgaaatcaacctaatatgattcagtgataagtattcaattATCCCCTCCATcctgcaaattaagggcaaattagtttaagtgaCATAAGTGTTCGATTCCTCCCCCATGCAGAGAGTTATTGTGTAATTAACACTTTCCTATCCAATTGACGTAACATTACGCAAAATCACCCTACCCCCTGCCTTacctgactgacgtaattttacgtaaaatttaccaaaatttttcgtacgtgtggtaggggtaaattttttttattttcggacaagtAGTGATTTCCATAGGGTAGatcataccttggaccgtgtaacttgGGTATCAATACGCCAGCCAAGTAGTTCATGTACTGCACATGCTCAAATCCCAGGCgcagtaaaattctcacaatgaaatcagctgatcccacccacaCTTCGCTCTCAGTGACCACACGTGCGAGCTGCTGTCGACACATATGTTTGTTTACATAGTGACGTGATGAGTGAACAATTTTCCGAGATGCATTCGCGAAGTTTTTACGGAAAAAGTAGCGCAAAACGCGTTAGTGCATCCCATAAGAGACGATTAGATTTTAGGCAGGGATCTGAATCTCCAGAAGATGCCAAGATAAGGAGGCTGCTAATGGATTATGACTTTTCTTGGAGGGCTCGTAGGATTAACCTCACACCAAGCAAGCAAGCCATGGAACTGCCTCGTCTGGAGTGGGAGGAAGAAGATTCCGATGCTGAAGTGATTGATGCTGATGTTGATGAAATGATTGAGGGGAGTGATGTTGATGAGGTAATGGCTCCAGGAGTTGTAGCATTAGAAAATGTGTTACAGGTACACAAAGAAGAGTTCAGAGAGGCTGCTATTAGTGTTGGTGAAGTACCGGGAACAAGTGGTGTAAGCATCAGGGAGAGAGGtacgagagagaagaaaaaagtacGTAAGTTGGAGAGAGATGCTGCTGGTATTTCTGTTGTTGGGGGTTCTGATGCTGCTGGTATTTCTGTTGTTAGGGGTTCTGTTGGTGAAGCTGGTGTTGTTAGGGGTTCTGTTGGTGCTTCTGTTGGTATGCTTGTTCGAGGTGGTGCAACAGGTGGTGTAAGTATAGTGAGTAAAGGTAAGGGTAAGGGTAAGATGGGCATATATgccaagaaaaagacaaaaggtaAGTTTGTGAGAGGGCCTGCTGGTGTTGATGTTTTGGGGGGAGATGCTGCAGGTGTTGGAGATGCTGTaagtagtgttggaggaggagatggtgatgctggaggtgttggggatgctgggagtagtgttggaggagatggtgatgctggggaTGGTGATGCTGGGGGTGTTGGAGATGTTGTGAGTAGTGTtggggaggagatggtgatgctgggggtgttggggatgctgggagtagtgttggaggagatggtgatgcggAGGGTGTTGGAGTTGCCGGGAGCAGTGTTGGGAAAGGAGATGATGATGCTGGGGTGTTGGAGttgctgggagcagtgttggggaggagatggtgatgctggggtgttggagttgctgggagcagtgttggggaggagatggtgatgctgggagTGTTGGTGATGATGGTGTTGTGGTGATAAATCTTGAGGGTGCTGCTGTGTCTGTTGTATATCCTGGAGGTGCAAAGGAAGATGTTGCTGATCCTGGGAGGCCTTCGCTTGATTTTGAGGCATTCCTTGAAGGCAGTGATGCTGGGAGTGGGAGGGGTGTTAGTGATGATGAGGGAGGCTTTGAGGGATTTTATGGTGCCCCTAGTGATGCTGGGAGTGATAAGGCCTTGGGTTCTGGTGATGCCTCAGGGATTCAAAGAGGCCGTAGGCATGctaggaggaggagtagtagtagaAGTGAAAGCAGTGGTTCTGATGTCCAGGCAGAGGGTGCTGGTGGTGGTGTATATGTAGGTGGTCCCCGTCGTGCCCGAGGTGAACGTtcccgaaggaggaggaggtctggATCTTCAAGGATGAGCGGCCGTGACAGGCAACCAACCCATGATGTTGATGAGGAATGGATCCAGGATCCTACGCCTCCAGTGATTATGCCTTTCACAGGCATGCCAGGGTTGAATGTCCCTACCCCTACGACACTTCTCGGATTTCTCCAGCTCTTTATTACTAGAGAGCTGTTGGTATACTTGGCTGCAGAAACCAATGCGTATGCATATTACATGCGTAAGGAGATGTGCCGTGGGGACAAGGGATCCTGGGTGCCTGTAACTGTGCAAGAGATGGCTATGTTCCTGGGCCTCATCATTATCATGGGGATTTTTCTGGCACCAGA is part of the Macrobrachium rosenbergii isolate ZJJX-2024 chromosome 41, ASM4041242v1, whole genome shotgun sequence genome and encodes:
- the LOC136827113 gene encoding protein FAM200A-like, which translates into the protein MCRQQLARVVTESEVWVGSADFIVRILLRLGFEHVQYMNYLAGVLIPKLHGPSIVLLTYRTMDKFVIKKRRHEVSGEGEERDESGCVSEKDLAIPTTNPGRVWYMYHTRPNALSSQQREVVARTSTKSEAAAVTDCAIEAPPLRVICGDKLANEAMVPSKLKRHLTLKHNHLANKPRSYFEGLLSEQKQQSLMLSKKVKVSDKTREGSYLVAELVVKSMKPHTIAETLILPACSAIVKTIFGSEAEKEVRKIPVLDSTISRRIHDMSADIEETVCTSVKESEMFALLVDESTDIGGMAQLLVFVRYIHDVKIVNQFFCCKELKETTTGNDIFSTLSEYLKSVGLSWESCVGICTDGAPGMIGSVKRFVSLVKKENSSVITTHCFLHREALVAKTISNDLKSVLEKVVKMVNFIKSRPLKSRLFAKLCEELEAKHLNLLLHTEVRWLSRGKVLSRVCELKEGMLTFFTLEQQEQFCDLLAGDTWCAKLSHLADIFELLNKVNASMQGKSENILSSTDKIKTLKEKLQLWGGKVKEGNLDTFSLVAVAANSGEIIPIISEHLAVLEKQLQHYFPEICTEIYDWIRNPFVASVSTQSQLTLMEEEQLVEIRNDRDLNLLYMQLSLDEFWVQIKTRLGVATACECQEQDQGDFFYDRPSEMIWDTVYNLRLEFGECFLLEGVLRAPRTASRFD